GTTCTGTTTAAGTTCTATTTAGAAATAGAGGCAAAACTGATTCTCTTCGCTTCGTGCAGGATCTTCCTATACTGGTGAGACAGGGGGAAATGAATATGTATCAGCGTATTGACGGCATTCATTGGCGGCATATTTGGATTGTTGGCGATCTTCACGGCTGCCACCAGCGCTTAATGCAAGCCTTACGGGAACGTCATTTTGACCCCTATCAGGATTTACTCATCTGCGTCGGGGATTTAATCGATCGCGGCCCGCAGAGCCTGCAATGTCTTGAATTACTAAAGAAACCCTGGTTTCGAACCGTGCGTGGTAACCATGAACAGATGGCTATTGACGCGCTACGTTATGGCGAGATGGCAATGTGGCAACTTAATGGCGGCAGCTGGTTTAGCGCGCTTGACGAAGCACAGCAGCAACAGGCGCTCGAAGCACTGCGTGCTTGCGCTGAATTGCCATACATTTTGGAATTGCGTTGCAAGGGCCAGGTGAATGTGATTGCCCATGCAGACTACCCGTCACAGGAGTATCTGTGGGAGCAGGAGGTGGATAGGGAATCCGTGCTCTGGCGTCGCGACAGGCTTAACCAGCTGCTGGCAGGTAAAGGAAATCGCATCACGGGGGCCGATCATTTCTGGTTTGGTCATACCCCGCTTAAGCAGCGTTTTGATGGACACAATCAGCACTATATCGATACCGGTGCCGTTTTTGGCGGCGAACTGACGCTGGTACAGGTTCAGTGATCAGAAATCGCTGAACTCGTTAGCAGGATGCCAGAAACCATCGATAAACTCTTCTACAGGAAAACAGCCGCCGTGGCGCATTCGCTGATCGTTCATTGCGATGAGACACTGCTGTTCCGTGTTATAGACATCGACCACGATGTCATCACATCCACCGTCCAGGTAGCAAACAAATAAAACCAGAGCGAACATTCCATCCTCGGCGCTGTACAACGTAACGATAAGTGTAGGGGATGAATGAGGGCAGGGGAAATCAGGCAGGTAAATAACCCGTCTTGCGGACGGGTTCCCTTTGGGTCAGGCAAGACGCATAACCCAGGTATCAGATTTCTGATCGTAATGTTCGCGATAAAGCACCGAGTGTTCGCCATTCAGGATCGCGGGAATGCTGGTGTCCGCGTCCCAGGCATCAAGCTGCATACATAAATCCGGGTCAGAACTGCAGGGAATGCGTAACGTTCGCTCTCCCTGATTATCACCCTGCAACTCGGCATCATCGATTTCAAATGCGCCAATACGCACGCTGGTTTTCGTCATAATGCTCTCCGTTGATCGTCAAAAAAATGTGGTATGACCAGTAAGATCACCCACATTTCAGCCTGGTACAACACTGAGCAAGTCGCCAGTCAAAAAATGCGTTTTTTTAGCGCACCGTCACGCATTACCGGCGAATAAACGCCCATCACGTACCAGTTCACGGGGATAACTGTTTTTCAGACGCGAGCCAATTTTTTTGGCAAGCCCCAGCGGCTGACCCTGGAATGTGACAATCACTTCATCACGTGTGGGGGGATTTTGCGGGTAAATATCGCGCCCGCGATACCACTCTTCCGCCTCGGCGAGCGTCAGCGCAAACGCCAGCGGATTGTTAAGATCGGCGAGAGCAATAACGGCTTCATGTTGCCAGCGATACCCTTTGTTATACGTCTCAGCAAGACGAATACCGATACGTGAAAAACGAACTTTGCCAATCAGTGGTTCGATATGTGCCGGAAATAGCCAAAGCTCTTTATCCCGCTGCCATAAATGCAGCTCGTCGCCCCAGTGAAGGCCAACTTGCGCAGCAGCCGTTACCACATGGGCTGCGTCTTTCGGTTTCAGTGGGGCAAAGGGAAAATTACCAACCTTGTAAGTCGGCGCGGGCATCGGCGCTATCGCGGCGGTTTTACGCAGGCGCGCGACGAAAAACCCTTCGCAGTCGTAAATCTGTGGGAACACATGCAGAAAACCTTCTGCGGTCAGCGCCTGGCTTGCCTGCGGGAACAGTTCACCAAGTGGCAGAAATTCCACAGCATCCGGGTATTGCCCCTGTAGCCAGTGGCAAATCGCTTCGTTTTCTTCACGATTAAGCGTGCAGGTTGAATAGACCAGGGTTCCACCGGGTTTTAAGGCGTGGAATGCGCTGTCGATCAGCTCGCGCTGGGTGGCAGCAATCTCAAGGTTGCTGGCGACAGACCAGTTTTTTAACGCGTCAGCGTCTTTACGCACCACACCTTCACCGGAGCAGGGCGCATCAAGCAAAACAGCATCGAACATTTCTGGCAATGCCGGACCGAATACGCGCCCGTCAAAATGGGTCAATGCCACATTGCTGATGCCGTTACGGCTGATGTTGGCATGCAATACCTTTACGCGGCTGGCGGAAAACTCGTTCGCGAGGATCGCGCCAGTGTTGCCCATCCGTGCTGCAATCTGCGTGGTTTTAGAACCGGGCGCTGCAGCGACATCCATCACCCGCTGCGGCATTTCCCCGTCGGCAAACAGTGCTGCGACGGGCAACATGGAACTGGCTTCCTGAATATAAAACAGGCCGCTCAGGTGCTCTGCGGTGCTGCCCAGGGGCAATGCATCTTCATCATCGCGCTCGATCCAGAAACCTTCCGCACACCACGGCACTGGCGTCAATTGCCAGCCATAAGGCGCGACCAGTTGCAGAAAGTCGTCAACGGAAATTTTCAGCGTATTGACGCGAATACTGCGCCGCAGCGGGCGTTGACAGGCAGCGATGAATTCATCGAACGAGAGATGTTCCGGCATGGCTTGACGCATTTGCGCCAGAAATTCATCCGGAAGATAGACAGCGTTTTGAGCCACGAGGCATACCACAGGAGTAATAACAGGCGCGCAGTGTAACATAAAGGCTCCGGCGCAAGCACGCCGGAGCCTGCAGGCTTAACGCGGCAGGGCGGTACCCCACTGGCGCCACTCTTTGGGTTCGCTTTCGAGCAGCAGGAAGTGTTTACCCGGTTGCGCTTTCGGTGCCAGCGGTGTTTCCGGTGGTGTAGCGAAGGCGATACCACCGCGAATAAACTGGTTGAACGTCCCTGTTTTCACTACGCCGCCAACCAGGCCAAAGTCCAGCGAGTAACCGGAAGCGAGCCAGAACACCGAATTATTCCGTACCAGATGCTGATAGCGTTTACTGATCCGCATGCCAATCATCACGCGATCGGAAAGCGTTCCCAACATCATGCCGGTCACGGTGCCCACTTCGATGCCACGGAACAACACCGGAGTGCCGATGTTGATCGAACCGGCTTCCGGCGCTTCGACGACGATATTCAGGCCATCGAGGTAGCGGGAATCCGTAATGGTGGCTTCTGAAATTTCAAAGTCGCGCCGCGCGTCGCCGCGACCAGGTTCCACATTGATATAGGGTTGCAACAAGGTATCGAGATGTTCAACGCCCGCAGCGGAGATTTGTGGGGTGATCACCGAGAAGCGAGACCCGGCGCGGGCAAACGTCTGGACATATTCCGGATACAGCACTGCGCTGGCCTGGACTTCGTTCTTATCTGTAATCAGTTGCAGATCCTGAATCTGCCCGATATCAATTCCCAGATAACGAATAGGCATGCCCGCTGCCAGTTTTCCGGCGTCAAATGCATGTAACGTAATCTGCCCGCCGACCGCGCGCGCCGCGGTTTCCGAAGCGTAAAGCACGCGTTTATCGCCTTTGCGCACACGACCACTGGCGCCGCTAAGGTTATCGAAACTGATAGCCCCTTTTATGGCGCGCGAGAGCGGAGCGGCCTGAACGGTGAGACCGCTACCGTTCAGCTGTACTTTCGCGCCGCCTTCAGCCCAGAAAACGCTATTGCTGGTCAGTAAATTGCGGTATTCCGGTTTGATATGCAGCTCAATATCAAAAGCATTGGCACGTGGACGCACGGTAATCACTTCACCGACTTCAAACTTGCGGTACAGCACCACCGAACCGGCTTGCACGTCTGGCAGTGTGTCTGCCGTCAGCGTCAGCGTGGTGGTTGGCAGGTCGCTCAGGCTGTTTTCGAGAGCCTTATCCAGGTTGGCGAACAGAGGGTAACTGTTTTTCATCTCGCCTTTGGCACCAGGTAGAATGCGGATGCCGCCACTGAGCCACTCGTTAGCGCTGGCGGCGAGGAACTCAACGCCATCCAGCCCCACTTTGACATCAACACGACTGTTGACGACGAACTTGCTGTCGCCGTGCACTAAATCGCGATACTGCGGATCAATCGCGACGGCAAACGTCACGCCCAGGTTCGTCAGCTTGCGTTCCAGCACCTGGCCGACCTGCACGCCATGCAGCACCAGCGGTTGTCCGGCGTCAATACCATAACTTTCCGGTGCGGTGAGCGTCAGGGTTACAACGCCGGGTTCCTGCAACAGGTTTTTATCTGCCGGCAGGACAACAAACTGATTACGCGGCTGGCCTTCACCGGGCACCAGTTCCAGCGTGCTACCGGTCAGCAGGGAGCTGAGATTGGTATTACTCAGTGAGATTTTTGGGTTGTGCATTTCGATGCGCGTGTTATCGCGCAACAGATTCACCACACTTGGATCAACCGTTAACTCGCCGCTGACGGCGCCGCCAGGGTTGAGATCGATTTTAGTCAGTTGGCCTACTTCCAGCCCCTGATACATCAGCGGTGTGGAGCCGGCTTTTAATCCCTGACCACCAGGCAAATCAAGTTTCACCAGCACGCCGCGCTGGCTGTGCGCCAGATCTTCATATAAGCCATATTCGTCGTCCTGGGCGGCGGGTTGCGAGGCGTCAGGGGAGTCAAACGCGATGGCGCCGTTGACCAGAGCGGCCAGGCTTTCAAGTTCGACTTTGGCACCGCTCAAGCCGACATCGGCTTTCACACCGGAAACGTTCCAGAAGCGGCTGCCTTTTTTCACCAGGTTGGTAAAACGGCGCTCGATCAGCACATCAATGGTTACGCCCTGTTTATTGGCATTGATCGAATAGTCATAGACGCGACCGACCGGGATTTTACGGAAATAGACCAGCGAGCCGCTGTTTAGCGCACCTAAATCTGGAGCATGAAGGTGGATCATTAATTCGCCGTTGTTCAGGCGATATTTCGGTTGCGTATCCAGCGCGGTGAAGTGCTCCTGCGGTTCGCCTTTGCCTGGCATCATGCCAATATAGTTACCGCCCACCAGCGCATCGAGTCCTGAAACGCCCGCCAGCGACGCTTTCGGTGTAACCAGCCAGAACTGCGTTTCACTGCGCAGTGCATCTTTCATATTGGATTTGATGCTGGCGCGGACTTCGATTTTTTTCAGATCTTCGCTCAGGCGGATGTCCTGCACCGTGCCGACTTCAACGCCCTGATAGCGAACAGGGGTGCGCCCTGCAACAATGCCATCGGCGGACATAAAATCAATCGTGATGGTGTTGCCACGATCTTCATAACTGCTCCAGATAAGCCAGCCCGCAATGAGCAGGGCGATGACCGGGAGCAACCAGAAAGGCGAAATGCGCCGTTTTGTTTTAATACGCGCTTCAGTCGGCGAAGCGGGGGTTTCCTGACTCATGTGCATCCCAAAGTAAGCGGCTGTCCAGCCATTCCACAGCAAGAATAGTCAAAATTACCGCCGCACCGAAATAAAACGCAGCGGGTCCCATAGTAAAAGCGAGGAGTTGGTCGCGGTTAATCAGTGACATCATTAGTGAAATGACAAACAGATCGAGCATCGACCAACGCCCAATCCAGGTCACAAAGCGCAAAAGTAAAATACGAGTGCGTAACCCCTGTTCAAATTTGAAATGGATGCTAAGCAGCAGTGTAAACAGCACGATCACTTTGGTAAACGGCACCAGAATACTGGCGATAAACACCACACCTGCCACGGCAACATTGCTGTGCGCCAGCGAAATAATCCCCGACATAATCGTGTCTTCTTGTCGTGTGCCGTTGACATAAATAACGGAGATCGGCAGCAGGTTCGCCGGGAACAGAAAGATCAACGATGCGATAAGTGACGCCCAACATTTCTGCAAACTCTGTTTACGGCGATGCGTTAACGGAATATGGCAGCGCGGGCAGCGGCCGCGAACGTCTGGAAAACCGGTAAAATGGCAGCCCAGACAAACCTGCAATTTGGGATCGGGGCGTTTTGCCGGGCGTTGCGGATAAAAGCGCTCCCACAGCTGTTCAACGTTCAAATGGATGAGCGTCATTACGCTTAAAATCACGAGCGCGCCAAATGCAAACAACCCGATACCAGGTTGCAGGTAGGCGTAGTCCTGCACTTTGATAGAGGCGACGCCAACGCCAACCAGATAGATATCCAGCATCACCCACTCTTTCAGTTTTTCCAGCATTAACAACACGGGGCGCAGATTCATGCCGAGGATGTTACCAAGCCATAAATAGGCGATAGCCGTAACCAGCACCAGCGGCGCGCCAACGGTGCAAAACAGCACCATCGCGCCGGTAATGGGCGAGCCTTGCGCGGTCATTTGCCAGATACCCTGCAACACATTGGCGTCAATACGTACGCCGAGCAAATAGAGATGCAGTAGTGGCTCACCCCAGGCGAAGGGCATCAAGAGGATCATGGTCACCGCCATCGCACCGAGGCGCGTTAAAGACCAGTCTCGTCCATCACGGACTTTGGCATCACAACTGGGGCAAAATGCACTTTGGTGCGATTTCATAACCGGTAACGCAAAAAGCGTATCGCACTGGGGACAGCGCTGGTAATGTGCGCGTGGCAGCGCTTCGCCCACGCGATGAACGGCGATTTTTTTCCCCGGCGTAATTTGTTGTATCTTTAGTGCCATTACTGGTATCAGAAAATGTTTAGATGGATCTATCTTAACTCATGAATGGAACATCTTGAGCATCAACGCATTTAATGCTTATTTTAATAGGCTAAGCAGTTTTTCGAAGTAAGACACCAAAGTGATTGAACAATGAACAAAACAGAATTTTACGCGGACTTAAACCGCGATTTTCAGGCGTTAATGGCAGGTGAAACCAGTTTTTTAGCGACGCTCGCGAATACCAGCGCGCTGCTATTTGAACGCCTTGATGGGGTGAACTGGGCGGGTTTTTATCTTCTGGAAGCGGATACGCTGGTATTAGGGCCGTTCCAGGGCAAAATTGCCTGTGTGCGTATTCCGGTTGGGCGCGGGGTTTGTGGCACTGCGGTTGCGCAAAACCGCGTACAGCGTGTAGAAGATGTGCATCAGTTCGATGGACATATCGCCTGCGATGCGGCAAGTAATTCTGAAATCGTACTGCCGGTAACGGTAAATAATCAGATTATTGGCGTGCTGGATATCGACAGCGTCGTCTTTTCTCGCTTCACCGCCGAGGATGAACAGGGGCTGCGCGAGCTGGTTTCGCATCTTGAAAACGTTCTTGCGGCGACCGATTATCAAAAAATCTTTGCACCCGTCGCAGGATAATCAACGGATAACGTAGCATTTACCGATAGCGTCATTATAATGACGCCTGTTCATGCCTGCGCTTGTTGGCAACGTCCGTTGTAATCAGGAAATTTCATGGAAAATCAACCTAAGTTGAATAGCAGTAAAGAAGTTATCGCTTTTTTGGCCGAACGTTTCCCTCACTGTTTCAGTGCTGAAGGCGAAGCACGCCCCCTGAAAATCGGTATTTTTCAGGATCTCGTCGAGCGTGTTGAGGGTGAGATGAATCTCAGCAAAACCCAACTTCGTTCCGCTTTACGTCTTTATACTTCAAGCTGGCGTTACCTGTACGGTATCAAAGCTGGCGCGGCGCGTGTGGATCTCGATGGCAACGCTTGTGGCGTGCTGGATGAGCAACACGTAGAACATGCCCGCAAACAGCTTGAAGAAGCCAAAGCACGCGTTCAGGCACAACGTGCTGAACAGCAAGCTAAAAAACGAGAAGCCGCTGCTGCCG
This genomic interval from Kosakonia sacchari SP1 contains the following:
- a CDS encoding GAF domain-containing protein; translated protein: MNKTEFYADLNRDFQALMAGETSFLATLANTSALLFERLDGVNWAGFYLLEADTLVLGPFQGKIACVRIPVGRGVCGTAVAQNRVQRVEDVHQFDGHIACDAASNSEIVLPVTVNNQIIGVLDIDSVVFSRFTAEDEQGLRELVSHLENVLAATDYQKIFAPVAG
- a CDS encoding PqiB family protein; protein product: MSQETPASPTEARIKTKRRISPFWLLPVIALLIAGWLIWSSYEDRGNTITIDFMSADGIVAGRTPVRYQGVEVGTVQDIRLSEDLKKIEVRASIKSNMKDALRSETQFWLVTPKASLAGVSGLDALVGGNYIGMMPGKGEPQEHFTALDTQPKYRLNNGELMIHLHAPDLGALNSGSLVYFRKIPVGRVYDYSINANKQGVTIDVLIERRFTNLVKKGSRFWNVSGVKADVGLSGAKVELESLAALVNGAIAFDSPDASQPAAQDDEYGLYEDLAHSQRGVLVKLDLPGGQGLKAGSTPLMYQGLEVGQLTKIDLNPGGAVSGELTVDPSVVNLLRDNTRIEMHNPKISLSNTNLSSLLTGSTLELVPGEGQPRNQFVVLPADKNLLQEPGVVTLTLTAPESYGIDAGQPLVLHGVQVGQVLERKLTNLGVTFAVAIDPQYRDLVHGDSKFVVNSRVDVKVGLDGVEFLAASANEWLSGGIRILPGAKGEMKNSYPLFANLDKALENSLSDLPTTTLTLTADTLPDVQAGSVVLYRKFEVGEVITVRPRANAFDIELHIKPEYRNLLTSNSVFWAEGGAKVQLNGSGLTVQAAPLSRAIKGAISFDNLSGASGRVRKGDKRVLYASETAARAVGGQITLHAFDAGKLAAGMPIRYLGIDIGQIQDLQLITDKNEVQASAVLYPEYVQTFARAGSRFSVITPQISAAGVEHLDTLLQPYINVEPGRGDARRDFEISEATITDSRYLDGLNIVVEAPEAGSINIGTPVLFRGIEVGTVTGMMLGTLSDRVMIGMRISKRYQHLVRNNSVFWLASGYSLDFGLVGGVVKTGTFNQFIRGGIAFATPPETPLAPKAQPGKHFLLLESEPKEWRQWGTALPR
- the yebS gene encoding membrane integrity lipid transport subunit YebS, which encodes MALKIQQITPGKKIAVHRVGEALPRAHYQRCPQCDTLFALPVMKSHQSAFCPSCDAKVRDGRDWSLTRLGAMAVTMILLMPFAWGEPLLHLYLLGVRIDANVLQGIWQMTAQGSPITGAMVLFCTVGAPLVLVTAIAYLWLGNILGMNLRPVLLMLEKLKEWVMLDIYLVGVGVASIKVQDYAYLQPGIGLFAFGALVILSVMTLIHLNVEQLWERFYPQRPAKRPDPKLQVCLGCHFTGFPDVRGRCPRCHIPLTHRRKQSLQKCWASLIASLIFLFPANLLPISVIYVNGTRQEDTIMSGIISLAHSNVAVAGVVFIASILVPFTKVIVLFTLLLSIHFKFEQGLRTRILLLRFVTWIGRWSMLDLFVISLMMSLINRDQLLAFTMGPAAFYFGAAVILTILAVEWLDSRLLWDAHESGNPRFAD
- the proQ gene encoding RNA chaperone ProQ, producing MENQPKLNSSKEVIAFLAERFPHCFSAEGEARPLKIGIFQDLVERVEGEMNLSKTQLRSALRLYTSSWRYLYGIKAGAARVDLDGNACGVLDEQHVEHARKQLEEAKARVQAQRAEQQAKKREAAAAAGQEEAPRRERKARPAPRRKEGAERKPRTDKPVAKTQRAPQQEEHHTPVSDLSVLSVGQNLKVKAGNNAMDATVLEITKDGVRVQLSSGMSMIVRAEHLMF
- the pphA gene encoding protein-serine/threonine phosphatase translates to MYQRIDGIHWRHIWIVGDLHGCHQRLMQALRERHFDPYQDLLICVGDLIDRGPQSLQCLELLKKPWFRTVRGNHEQMAIDALRYGEMAMWQLNGGSWFSALDEAQQQQALEALRACAELPYILELRCKGQVNVIAHADYPSQEYLWEQEVDRESVLWRRDRLNQLLAGKGNRITGADHFWFGHTPLKQRFDGHNQHYIDTGAVFGGELTLVQVQ
- a CDS encoding YebV family protein; amino-acid sequence: MTKTSVRIGAFEIDDAELQGDNQGERTLRIPCSSDPDLCMQLDAWDADTSIPAILNGEHSVLYREHYDQKSDTWVMRLA
- the rsmF gene encoding 16S rRNA (cytosine(1407)-C(5))-methyltransferase RsmF, whose product is MLHCAPVITPVVCLVAQNAVYLPDEFLAQMRQAMPEHLSFDEFIAACQRPLRRSIRVNTLKISVDDFLQLVAPYGWQLTPVPWCAEGFWIERDDEDALPLGSTAEHLSGLFYIQEASSMLPVAALFADGEMPQRVMDVAAAPGSKTTQIAARMGNTGAILANEFSASRVKVLHANISRNGISNVALTHFDGRVFGPALPEMFDAVLLDAPCSGEGVVRKDADALKNWSVASNLEIAATQRELIDSAFHALKPGGTLVYSTCTLNREENEAICHWLQGQYPDAVEFLPLGELFPQASQALTAEGFLHVFPQIYDCEGFFVARLRKTAAIAPMPAPTYKVGNFPFAPLKPKDAAHVVTAAAQVGLHWGDELHLWQRDKELWLFPAHIEPLIGKVRFSRIGIRLAETYNKGYRWQHEAVIALADLNNPLAFALTLAEAEEWYRGRDIYPQNPPTRDEVIVTFQGQPLGLAKKIGSRLKNSYPRELVRDGRLFAGNA
- a CDS encoding YdfD/YebW family protein translates to MFALVLFVCYLDGGCDDIVVDVYNTEQQCLIAMNDQRMRHGGCFPVEEFIDGFWHPANEFSDF